A stretch of the Malus domestica chromosome 08, GDT2T_hap1 genome encodes the following:
- the LOC103440297 gene encoding BEL1-like homeodomain protein 11, with the protein MVSQDSPPNPSSSIFHQFIISDSISAQNHHLESQHLDAYPPSFQTSTTVPQALGVLPGIHSLGERMPRSVDLVQAPTGASVENQAQRLSLSLGSRMLVPSVQYRYNNFLIGEESGEACNPGVEHVGDEYCFMGGTLASHSRALNRSCSTSYGAESVAAVIANSKYLKPAQSLLEEIVNVGGKLVDISNEKHVGKLYGEGRQGGMGLSSELKAELSCNAGLMNSDKHELQARLASLITLLEQVEDRCGKYYHQMEQVISSFEMVVGEGAAKSYTALALKAMSRHFCSLRDAIVSQIYTEKRKLLQDVPKISSGLSQLNLLDRECRHKRMSLQQLGIFQSQRQAFRPIRGLPETSVAILRTWLFEHFLHPYPNDNEKLLLASQTGLSKNQVANWFINARVRLWKPMIEEMYKEEFGESSEDSNSLAAGSMTGEGNTDQTED; encoded by the exons ATGGTGTCACAAGACTCACCCCCAAATCCCTCCTCAAGCATTTTCCACCAGTTCATAATCTCAGACTCCATTTCTGCTCAAAACCATCATCTGGAAAGCCAGCACCTTGACGCTTATCCGCCTTCATTTCAAACTAGTACCACGGTTCCACAAGCTCTCGGAGTCCTCCCCGGCATTCACTCCCTCGGCGAAAGAATGCCCCGATCAGTAGACCTTGTTCAAGCTCCTACTGGCGCATCAGTGGAGAACCAAGCACAGCGGCTTTCGCTCTCCCTCGGTTCCCGCATGCTTGTTCCTTCTGTCCAGTACCGGTACAACAACTTCCTCATTGGGGAAGAATCAGGGGAGGCTTGCAACCCGGGAGTTGAGCACGTAGGCGATGAGTACTGCTTCATGGGCGGCACGCTTGCTTCGCATTCAAGGGCACTGAATAGATCCTGCTCCACTTCTTATGGAGCAGAATCTGTAGCCGCTGTCATTGCGAATTCGAAATATCTTAAACCGGCTCAGTCCCTCTTGGAAGAGATTGTTAATGTTGGCGGAAAATTGGTTGACATAAGCAATGAGAAACATGTTGGGAAATTGTACGGAGAAGGGCGGCAAGGCGGTATGGGGCTGTCCTCTGAGCTAAAAGCAGAGCTGTCTTGCAATGCCGGGCTCATGAACTCCGACAAACACGAATTGCAAGCTAGACTTGCAAGCCTCATCACATTGTTGGAACAG GTTGAGGATAGATGTGGGAAGTACTACCATCAAATGGAACAAGTGATATCATCATTTGAGATGGTGGTAGGGGAAGGAGCAGCCAAGTCCTACACAGCTCTGGCACTCAAGGCCATGTCAAGGCATTTTTGCAGCTTGAGAGATGCCATAGTATCACAAATCTACACTGAGAAGCGAAAGCTGCTGCAAGATGTTCCGAAAATCAGCAGCGGGTTATCGCAACTGAACTTGCTTGATAGAGAGTGCAGGCACAAAAGAATGTCCCTTCAACAGCTCGGCATTTTCCAGAGCCAACGCCAAGCTTTCAGACCAATTCGTGGATTGCCAGAGACATCTGTTGCGATTCTTCGCACTTGGCTTTTCGAACACTTCCTCCACCC TTACCCGAATGACAATGAAAAGCTGCTTTTGGCATCACAAACAGGGCTGTCCAAGAACCAA GTTGCGAATTGGTTCATAAACGCGCGTGTCCGGCTGTGGAAACCTATGATTGAAGAAATGTACAAGGAAGAGTTTGGGGAGTCTTCAGAGGACTCTAACTCTTTAGCCGCCGGTTCCATGACCGGCGAAGGCAACACAGATCAGACAGAGGATTAA
- the LOC103452117 gene encoding uncharacterized protein isoform X3, with product MEEQIASVVVLGVISWTTAFLFIRKMLPKRSFDFCNRLVSTVHATVAVTLASLSVQDWNCPVCPLASTSSPRQHCWHWSRPFLPKVWFGDGGSIVDNRVVQPLPPYKGASQRAWLQRHRSKPSSRFIFTVARMVGGPYLTYVTLSANNPFIIKAMAVGLQLVSAFWFYKIARMVKYKLTKRTTTAAASSKQVDPPTHKTPSN from the exons atggAGGAGCAAATTGCAAGTGTGGTGGTGTTGGGGGTGATTTCATGGACTACGGCGTTTCTGTTCATACGAAAGATGCTTCCGAAGCGATCGTTCGACTTCTGCAACCGCCTTGTATCCACAGTTCATGCAACTGTGGCTGTGACCTTAGCTTCCCTCTCTGTTCAAGATTGGAACTGCCCTGTGTGCCCTCTGGCTTCAACTTCTTCTCCTCGACAG CATTGTTGGCATTGGAGCAGGCCTTTCCTACCAAAAG TGTGGTTCGGAGATGGTGGCAGCATTGTGGATAACAGAGTTGTCCAGCCCCTTCCTCCATATAAGGGAGCTTCTCAAAGAGCTTGGTTACAGAGACACCGATCTAAACCTAGCAGCCGAT TTATATTCACGGTTGCAAGGATGGTAGGCGGGCCTTATCTCACCTATGTGACTCTGTCTGCTAACAACCCATTCATCATCAAG GCGATGGCGGTAGGGTTGCAGCTGGTGAGCGCTTTCTGGTTCTACAAGATTGCGAGGATGGTCAAGTACAAATTGACAAAGAGGACGACTACTGCTGCTGCATCTAGTAAACAAGTCGATCCCCCAACCCATAAAACACCTAGCAATTGA
- the LOC103452117 gene encoding uncharacterized protein isoform X1, with amino-acid sequence MEEQIASVVVLGVISWTTAFLFIRKMLPKRSFDFCNRLVSTVHATVAVTLASLSVQDWNCPVCPLASTSSPRQMKALSVSLSYLIYDLVCCLFDKKFNPDNFFHHLVSIVGIGAGLSYQKCGSEMVAALWITELSSPFLHIRELLKELGYRDTDLNLAADILFAVIFTVARMVGGPYLTYVTLSANNPFIIKAMAVGLQLVSAFWFYKIARMVKYKLTKRTTTAAASSKQVDPPTHKTPSN; translated from the exons atggAGGAGCAAATTGCAAGTGTGGTGGTGTTGGGGGTGATTTCATGGACTACGGCGTTTCTGTTCATACGAAAGATGCTTCCGAAGCGATCGTTCGACTTCTGCAACCGCCTTGTATCCACAGTTCATGCAACTGTGGCTGTGACCTTAGCTTCCCTCTCTGTTCAAGATTGGAACTGCCCTGTGTGCCCTCTGGCTTCAACTTCTTCTCCTCGACAG ATGAAAGCACTGTCTGTGAGCCTTTCTTATCTCATATACGATCTTGTGTGTTGCCTCTTTGACAAGAAATTCAATCCTGATAATTTCTTCCACCATTTGGTCAGCATTGTTGGCATTGGAGCAGGCCTTTCCTACCAAAAG TGTGGTTCGGAGATGGTGGCAGCATTGTGGATAACAGAGTTGTCCAGCCCCTTCCTCCATATAAGGGAGCTTCTCAAAGAGCTTGGTTACAGAGACACCGATCTAAACCTAGCAGCCGAT ATTTTATTTGCAGTTATATTCACGGTTGCAAGGATGGTAGGCGGGCCTTATCTCACCTATGTGACTCTGTCTGCTAACAACCCATTCATCATCAAG GCGATGGCGGTAGGGTTGCAGCTGGTGAGCGCTTTCTGGTTCTACAAGATTGCGAGGATGGTCAAGTACAAATTGACAAAGAGGACGACTACTGCTGCTGCATCTAGTAAACAAGTCGATCCCCCAACCCATAAAACACCTAGCAATTGA
- the LOC103452117 gene encoding uncharacterized protein isoform X2, producing MEEQIASVVVLGVISWTTAFLFIRKMLPKRSFDFCNRLVSTVHATVAVTLASLSVQDWNCPVCPLASTSSPRQKFNPDNFFHHLVSIVGIGAGLSYQKCGSEMVAALWITELSSPFLHIRELLKELGYRDTDLNLAADILFAVIFTVARMVGGPYLTYVTLSANNPFIIKAMAVGLQLVSAFWFYKIARMVKYKLTKRTTTAAASSKQVDPPTHKTPSN from the exons atggAGGAGCAAATTGCAAGTGTGGTGGTGTTGGGGGTGATTTCATGGACTACGGCGTTTCTGTTCATACGAAAGATGCTTCCGAAGCGATCGTTCGACTTCTGCAACCGCCTTGTATCCACAGTTCATGCAACTGTGGCTGTGACCTTAGCTTCCCTCTCTGTTCAAGATTGGAACTGCCCTGTGTGCCCTCTGGCTTCAACTTCTTCTCCTCGACAG AAATTCAATCCTGATAATTTCTTCCACCATTTGGTCAGCATTGTTGGCATTGGAGCAGGCCTTTCCTACCAAAAG TGTGGTTCGGAGATGGTGGCAGCATTGTGGATAACAGAGTTGTCCAGCCCCTTCCTCCATATAAGGGAGCTTCTCAAAGAGCTTGGTTACAGAGACACCGATCTAAACCTAGCAGCCGAT ATTTTATTTGCAGTTATATTCACGGTTGCAAGGATGGTAGGCGGGCCTTATCTCACCTATGTGACTCTGTCTGCTAACAACCCATTCATCATCAAG GCGATGGCGGTAGGGTTGCAGCTGGTGAGCGCTTTCTGGTTCTACAAGATTGCGAGGATGGTCAAGTACAAATTGACAAAGAGGACGACTACTGCTGCTGCATCTAGTAAACAAGTCGATCCCCCAACCCATAAAACACCTAGCAATTGA